CACTCGGTAGTGTTCGGTGGATTCTCCGCGGACGCGCTGCGTTCCCGGATCGAGGACGCCGAAGCCAAGCTCGTTGTTACCGCGGACGGCACCTACCGCCGCGGCAAGCCGAGTGCCCTGAAGCCAGCGGTGGACGAAGCCCTCTCCAAAGAAGGCCACACCGTACAAAACGTTGTGGTGGTCAAGCGCAACGGCGAGGACGTCAACTGGGTGGAAGGCCGCGACCTCTGGTGGTCCGACACCGTAGACAAGGCAGATACCGAGCACACCGCCGTCGGGCATGACTCCGAGCACCCGCTGTTCATCCTCTACACCTCCGGCACCACCGGCAAGCCCAAGGGCATCCTGCACACCACCGGCGGCTACCTCACCCAGGGCGCGTACACGCACAAGGCCGTTTTTGACCTCCACCCGGAAACGGACGTCTACTGGTGCACCGCCGACGTCGGATGGGTCACCGGCCACTCCTATGTCACCTACGCACCGCTCATCAACGGCGCCACCCAGGTCATGTACGAAGGCACCCCGGACTCCCCGCACCAGGGCCGTTGGTGGGAAATCGTGGAAAAGTACAAGGTCTCCATCCTCTACACCGCCCCCACTGCGATCCGGACGTTCATGAAGTGGGGCCGGGACATCCCGGACAAGTACGATCTCTCCTCCATCCGCGTCCTGGGCTCCGTGGGCGAATCCATCAACCCCGAAGCGTGGATGTGGTACCGGGACGTCATAGGCGCCAACGCCGGCAAGAACGGCGAGAAGAAGGACAACCCGGCACCGATCGTGGACACCTGGTGGCAGACCGAAACCGGTGCGCAGATGATCGCGCCGCTGCCCGGCGTCACCGCCACGAAGCCCGGCTCGGCGCAGGTTCCGCTGCCCGGCATCGCCGTGGACGTGGTGGACGAAAACGGCCAGCCGGTAGCCAACGGTGAAGGCGGCTACCTGGTGGTCCGCGAACCGTGGCCCTCCATGCTCCGCGGCATCTGGGGCGACCCCGAGCGCTTCAAGGACACCTACTGGTCCCGCTTCGAGGCCATGTACTTTGCCGGTGATGGTGCCAAGAAGGACGAGGACGGCGACGTCTGGCTCCTGGGCCGCGTGGACGACGTCATGAACGTCTCCGGTCACCGCCTCTCCACCACGGAGATCGAGTCCGCCCTGGTCAGCCACCCGTCCGTGGCCGAAGCAGCCGTGGTAGGTGCCGCTGACGAGACCACCGGACAGGCCGTCGTCGCGTTCGTCATCCTCCGCGGTGACGCCGTGAACAACGGCGACGAAACCGTCCTGGCACTCCGCAACCACGTAGGCAAGGAAATCGGCCCGATCGCCAAGCCCAAGCAACTGCTGATCGTCCCGGAACTTCCCAAAACCCGTTCCGGCAAAATCGTCCGACGCCTCCTGAAGGACATCGCAGAAGGCCGCGACACCGGCGACGCCACCACCCTGGCAGACCCCGGCATCATGACCCAGATTGCGGACTCCCTCCGCAAGTAGGTAATTCACGACGGCGCCGCTCACCTCCCCAGGCGAGCGGCGCCGTCGAGCGTTAAGGACCCTGCGTGACGCAGCGGTGACATTGACGCGCCTGGCCTGCCGTACTGCTGGTGCCGTGCGCCCTAGACTGGAGCCAGACTCAGCCCCATGTTTGACGAGGTTCCCCAGAAAGGCCCTGATGCTTCAGGCAGCACGCCACTCAGCCATCATCGACGCCGTCCAGCGTGAACGCGTGGTGCGGGTCTCGGACCTCGCGCAATTGTTGGGCGTCTCCCCCATGACTGTGCGCCGCGATATTGAAGCGCTCGAGGAAGCCGGCCGCGTTGAGCGCATTCACGGCG
The sequence above is a segment of the Arthrobacter sp. StoSoilB22 genome. Coding sequences within it:
- the acs gene encoding acetate--CoA ligase, whose protein sequence is MSQDTTGSTATAAASTAHNGSAPHVEALENLLHENRKFAPSAEFAANAVASADAYAEAEADRPAFWAKQARELLTWDKDFTEALDWSNPPFAKWFVGGEINAAYNALDRHVENGLGDRVAIYFEGEPGDTRSYTYAELTEEVKKAANAFESLGVAKGDRVAVYLPMIPEAVITLLACARIGAVHSVVFGGFSADALRSRIEDAEAKLVVTADGTYRRGKPSALKPAVDEALSKEGHTVQNVVVVKRNGEDVNWVEGRDLWWSDTVDKADTEHTAVGHDSEHPLFILYTSGTTGKPKGILHTTGGYLTQGAYTHKAVFDLHPETDVYWCTADVGWVTGHSYVTYAPLINGATQVMYEGTPDSPHQGRWWEIVEKYKVSILYTAPTAIRTFMKWGRDIPDKYDLSSIRVLGSVGESINPEAWMWYRDVIGANAGKNGEKKDNPAPIVDTWWQTETGAQMIAPLPGVTATKPGSAQVPLPGIAVDVVDENGQPVANGEGGYLVVREPWPSMLRGIWGDPERFKDTYWSRFEAMYFAGDGAKKDEDGDVWLLGRVDDVMNVSGHRLSTTEIESALVSHPSVAEAAVVGAADETTGQAVVAFVILRGDAVNNGDETVLALRNHVGKEIGPIAKPKQLLIVPELPKTRSGKIVRRLLKDIAEGRDTGDATTLADPGIMTQIADSLRK